One window from the genome of Lentibacillus daqui encodes:
- a CDS encoding DNA-3-methyladenine glycosylase family protein — protein MMEKLYIKTDDPAVVPLSQQDPIMGKLISIIGNLEIALRPNYFHSLVRSMIGQQISVAAASAIYNRLDTLMEHDITAEKLLLADDQSLSEIGLSARKVLYLRDLAEKVSSNVLNLEVLDGLDNNEVIKQLTSIKGIGKWTAEMFLIFSLRRMDVLSLDDIGIQRGAKWLYQVDKSYRRQILIDKASLWDPHFSIASFYLWEVVHLNFEKLYSSIDDIGDSHPPL, from the coding sequence ATGATGGAAAAATTATATATTAAAACGGATGATCCAGCGGTTGTTCCATTAAGCCAACAAGATCCTATCATGGGGAAATTAATTTCGATTATCGGCAACTTGGAAATCGCATTACGTCCAAACTATTTTCATTCGTTAGTCAGATCCATGATTGGCCAACAAATCTCCGTTGCGGCGGCAAGTGCCATTTATAACCGACTTGATACGCTCATGGAGCATGACATTACCGCTGAAAAATTATTGCTGGCAGATGATCAATCATTAAGTGAGATTGGATTATCCGCACGTAAGGTACTGTATTTGCGTGATCTTGCTGAAAAAGTGTCCAGTAACGTACTAAACCTCGAAGTGCTGGATGGACTGGATAATAATGAAGTGATCAAGCAACTTACCAGTATCAAAGGCATTGGCAAATGGACAGCGGAAATGTTTTTAATTTTTTCGCTCCGCCGAATGGACGTGCTATCACTCGATGACATCGGGATTCAGCGTGGAGCTAAATGGCTGTATCAGGTAGATAAGTCATACCGCCGGCAAATTTTAATCGATAAGGCTAGTTTGTGGGATCCACACTTTTCGATTGCCTCTTTTTATTTGTGGGAAGTCGTGCATCTAAACTTTGAAAAGCTCTATTCATCAATTGACGATATTGGAGATAGTCACCCGCCGCTTTAA